CTGCGTGCGACCACGTCGCGGACCCCGACTGCGTGATAGCCGCGGGCCGCCACCAGCTCCGTGTAGGCGATCATGAGTCGCTCGCGCTGGATGGTCCGCACCTCGTCGCGTGTCAGCCCGTGGGGGCCGCGCGGCAGCCGTTGGGGAGTGGTGAAGAACGCCCCTTCGGTGATCCGTGGGATATCGGGATTTTGCGGACTGGCACTCATCTGAAAGGCTCCGTGTATAAGGTAACGCTGCGTACTTTACTCGTGGTCGTCATAGGAAAGGGGCACGTCGGTGTTCACAAAGGTAGTCGGACGGGGCAAGACTCTCGTCGCGGTGGTCACCGTTGGCGCGGTGGTCGGCGGGGGAGTCCTCGCCCCGGAGGCGTCGGCGTCGCCCGCCGCGCCGCTCACCGCGACATCGATGATGTCGACGGTGCGCGATCTCGTGGACATGGGTCCGCGCACGACGGGGTCACCTGCCGGGCGTCGCGCGTCCGACTACGTCGCTCAGCGGTTTCGCGACGCAGGACTGACTGATGTCCACTTCGAGGAGGTCACGTCGTACGACTGGAAGCCGTCGAACGCGGGCCTGCGCGTGGGGGCCACCGCGGTCGACGCCTTCCCGGTCTCGCACTCCTTCATTCCGGCCGACGCAGGACCGGGCGTGCGGTCGACCGGAGCAAACGGGCTGACCGCGCCAGTCGTCGACATCGGTCGCGGCAAGATCGATGGCCGAAACGTGCGTGGCAAGATCGTCATGTTCGACCTCGCGTTCATGCTGCCGACCGCGGGACTGCTTCCGTTGGCCGAGTACATCAACGATCCGGACGGAACCACGTTCGACCCCGACGTCATGTTGAGTGCGAACCCGTACCTGACGTCTCTCGAGTCGACGATTCGAGCTGCTCAGAACGGCGGGGCCGTTGGTTTCGTCGGTGTCCTCAGCGACTACTTCAACTCGAACCGCTACCACAATGAGTACTACCGCAAGCTGGCCATGCGGATCCCGGGCATGTGGGTCACGCGGTCGGCGGGCGCGCGGATGCGGGGCCTGCTCGCGAAGAACCGGAACCGTGCGCGGATCGATCTGACGGTCACTCGCAGTGCTGTCACCGGCCGGACGGTCATCGGCATGCTGCCGGGCGCCACGACGGACACGGTGATGGTGCAGTCGCACCACGACTCCGTGACCACGGGCGCCGTCGAGGACGCAACCGGTACCGCCGAGGTGATCGCGCTCGCCGAACACTACGGTCGCCTCGCGCGCACTCCGGGCAAGCGTCCGCGACGCAAGAGCATGATGTTCGCGACGTTCGACACGCATTTCACCGGGTACCAGTCGCATCAGGCGTTCGTCGACAAGTACATCGTGCGTAAGCAGTCCAAGTGGAACATCGTCGCCAACACCACGATCGAGCATGTGGGGCGCCGCGCCAAGCGTGCATCGAACGGGAAGCTCGTCACCACCGATCAGCCGGAGACCAAGGGGCTGTTCGAGAACGTCAACCTCGCGCTCAAGGCTGACCTAGCGTCGTCGTTGACTCGGAACAACGTGCGGTCGACGACGATGCTGAACGCCGCTCCGTTCCAGCTCATCCAGATGGGCATCCCGACCGACGCGTCGTTCCTGCTGGTCGCCGGGGTACCAGTGGTCAGTTTCATCTCCGGCCCGCTCTACATGTACGACGACGCCGACACCATCGACAAGGTCGACGTCGGGCAGATGGCGCCCGTCGCGCGGTTCTTCCGCGACACCCTTGATCGGCTCGACCGTGAGCCTGGCCGTGCCATCGGATTGATCCCGGGTTCACGATGATCCGCGCAGCGGCGGGCGTGATGGCGGCGGCCCTTGTGGTGTCGCTCGTCGGGGCCGGGTCGGCGGAGGCATCGCCGACCGTCCTCACCCAGCGGGTCGTGACCGATCCCGTCGTCGCGTTGCCCGCCGCCGCGTCGACCACCGTGATCCGATACCGATCGACATCGGTGCGCGGACGGCCGACCACGATGTCGGCCACCGTGCTGCTGCCGCGGTCGAAGCCCCCGAAGACGGGGTGGCCGCTCGCGGTGTGGAGTCACATGACTGTCGGTGGGGCCGACAGATGTGCACCGTCGGCTGCGCGGCGTGGTGATCCGGAACTGCCACACATGACGTCCGGCGACCAGATCGTCGGAAGGCTCCTGCGTGCGGGCTTCGCTGTGGTCAGGCCCGACTTCGAGGGAATCGGAAGCCCCGGTCCGCATCCGTATCTGATCGGGTCGTCGTTGGCGACATCGGTGATCGACGCTGCGACGGCCGTGGCTGCATTCGATCGGAGGATCGGGCACGAGGTTGTTGTCGCAGGCCATTCCGAGGGCGCGGTGGCGTCGCTGTTCGCGGCGGCACAACCGGCCTCGCGGTGGGGGAGTCTGCGGCTGAATGCGGTTGCTGCGGTGACCCCGCCGACTCAGATGGGGGTGATCGTCGACACCGTCGCACAATCGGCGGTCGGCGGCGGTCCCATCGCCGACCTGACCGGGCTTGCGGCGCTCCTGGTGTCGGGGGCGTCGGCTGCCGATCCCGCATTTGATCAGTTGGCGCGTGACGGTGGCCTGAGCAGACGTGCGCTCACTCTGATGCATCACGTCGACGACCGCTGTTACGGAGGGCTGACGGCGGACGACTCGTTCGGCGGCATGGCGCCGTCGGCGATGCTCGGTCCGCGGGGTGCACGCCTGAAGTCCGAACTCGTCCGCATAGTCGAGGCGAACGACATCGCCGGCCTACGCCTCCCGGCGGGTCTGCCAGTTCGGATAGATGCCGGCTACGTCGACGGAGTGGCGCCGTACCCGCTTGTCGCGGGATTGGCCGACACCTACCGCTCACGCGGATCACGGGTCGCATTCGTCGGCCATCCGGCAGGACACACTCCGGTTCCGACCTCCCAAGGGACTGCTGAGTCGATCGCGGCGTGGTTGGTTCGACGAGGTAGATAAACCGAGCAGATCTGTGATCAGCGGATCCTGCGGCAACACGGACAAACCCAGGTCAGATGTGCTCTGACCTGGGTTTTCTTGTGGAGCTAGGGAGAATCGAACTCCCGACCTACTCGATGCGAACGAGTCGCGCTACCAACTGCGCCATAGCCCCGGGTGTCACCTGAGTGAACCGAAGCCCACTATAACAGCGACGTCGACGCTCGACGGCATCCAGGTTCCCTGGAGGGGGAGGCCCGGATGCCGTCGTCCGTCGAAGACGGAGACTACTTGCCGAAGCCGAAGGTGAACGAGAGCGACAGGAGGTCTCCGCCGAAGATGGTGAGGTCGTTGAAGAACTGAGTCAGTGCCGGGAAGGTCACGATGATTCCTTTCGTGGGGGATGCGATCGTTCGTCGCACCGGAATCGTTACACGAAATCGCCCGTTCGGCACGGTTGCAAACGTGAATCACAGCCAGTGGCATGTGTGGCGTGCATCTCTCTTGAATCCGACAGGCCCCTGACCTGCACTTAGGTTACCCTAACCGACGTTTGGGGTGGTGGAATCGCGATGCCGTATCGAACGATCGTGAACTTTTCTCGTCGGTCGCGGCCAGTGAAATCTTAAGGGGCACTTGAGGTCAGCAGGATGAGAGGACGCGCAGCATAGCGTCGCGTTCGGCGGCCGTGACCCATAAGCGGTAGCGAGCCTTCACTTCGATCTGCCGGGTGACGTAGGTGCAGCGGTAGGCCTTGTTCGGTGGCAACCAGGTCGCGGCGTCGGACGCGCTCTTCTTCTGATTGGTTGGGCCGTCGACGGCTTGAAGGTTCAACGGATCGTTGGCGAGGTCGGTGCGCTCCTCCGAAGTGAGCTGCTGCGCGCCTTTCTGCCACGCGTCGGCGAGCGCGACCACGTGATCGATCTGCACTTTCGACGACGTGCTCTGGCCGCGAGTGAAGGAGATGGTGGTTCGCGTGTACGGGTCGTTCAGGGTGCCGGTCAGCACCACGCAGTCGCGGGTCCGGGGCTTGAACGTGATGTCGGTCAGGTCGCGGTTCAAGATGTCGTTGCGGGTGTCGCAGCCGTTGTGTCCGCCGTCGACGTTCACGTCGTCCGACCACGACTGCCCGAACAGATCGCGGGCGTAGCCGGTCTTCGGCGCGCGGCCTTTCACCGGAAGCGAGTCGAGGGTCGCCAGAGCGCTCGATGTCGACGGTGCTGGTGGCGTGCTGCTTGTCACGACAGATGCCTCTGGGGAGTCCTCGGCGTATGTGGACCCCGGCGCTGTCGTCGATGTCCACTGAACGTCCGTGCGGTCCGCGGTCACGGGTGCGCACCCGACAGTTCCGACGGTCACCGCGCCGAGCACAACGACGGTGAGGGCACGGATGACGGGGGAGAGCTCCATACCGACCATTGTGCCGAGACCCTCTGACATTTCCGTCATCCGACCAGGCGGAGAACACCTCCGATCGTGTCTTTGAACCCGTCGACGACGCCGTCGAGCACTTCATCGGCGATGATGACCGGCGCGAGTTCCGGTCTCTCCAGGATGCGTGGCATATCAGGTGCGCGGTCGACGTACGGTGCGGGCTCCTGTCCGGCGATCACCTTCGCGAGCGCGGTGAACGCATCCGAGTCGAAGTCGTTGAGATAGTCAGTGTGCGACGACGTTCCCTGGAGCAGTCGACGTTCTCCGTCGTCGTCC
This genomic window from Gordonia sp. PDNC005 contains:
- a CDS encoding M28 family peptidase, coding for MFTKVVGRGKTLVAVVTVGAVVGGGVLAPEASASPAAPLTATSMMSTVRDLVDMGPRTTGSPAGRRASDYVAQRFRDAGLTDVHFEEVTSYDWKPSNAGLRVGATAVDAFPVSHSFIPADAGPGVRSTGANGLTAPVVDIGRGKIDGRNVRGKIVMFDLAFMLPTAGLLPLAEYINDPDGTTFDPDVMLSANPYLTSLESTIRAAQNGGAVGFVGVLSDYFNSNRYHNEYYRKLAMRIPGMWVTRSAGARMRGLLAKNRNRARIDLTVTRSAVTGRTVIGMLPGATTDTVMVQSHHDSVTTGAVEDATGTAEVIALAEHYGRLARTPGKRPRRKSMMFATFDTHFTGYQSHQAFVDKYIVRKQSKWNIVANTTIEHVGRRAKRASNGKLVTTDQPETKGLFENVNLALKADLASSLTRNNVRSTTMLNAAPFQLIQMGIPTDASFLLVAGVPVVSFISGPLYMYDDADTIDKVDVGQMAPVARFFRDTLDRLDREPGRAIGLIPGSR
- a CDS encoding lipase family protein, which translates into the protein MIRAAAGVMAAALVVSLVGAGSAEASPTVLTQRVVTDPVVALPAAASTTVIRYRSTSVRGRPTTMSATVLLPRSKPPKTGWPLAVWSHMTVGGADRCAPSAARRGDPELPHMTSGDQIVGRLLRAGFAVVRPDFEGIGSPGPHPYLIGSSLATSVIDAATAVAAFDRRIGHEVVVAGHSEGAVASLFAAAQPASRWGSLRLNAVAAVTPPTQMGVIVDTVAQSAVGGGPIADLTGLAALLVSGASAADPAFDQLARDGGLSRRALTLMHHVDDRCYGGLTADDSFGGMAPSAMLGPRGARLKSELVRIVEANDIAGLRLPAGLPVRIDAGYVDGVAPYPLVAGLADTYRSRGSRVAFVGHPAGHTPVPTSQGTAESIAAWLVRRGR
- a CDS encoding HNH endonuclease family protein — protein: MELSPVIRALTVVVLGAVTVGTVGCAPVTADRTDVQWTSTTAPGSTYAEDSPEASVVTSSTPPAPSTSSALATLDSLPVKGRAPKTGYARDLFGQSWSDDVNVDGGHNGCDTRNDILNRDLTDITFKPRTRDCVVLTGTLNDPYTRTTISFTRGQSTSSKVQIDHVVALADAWQKGAQQLTSEERTDLANDPLNLQAVDGPTNQKKSASDAATWLPPNKAYRCTYVTRQIEVKARYRLWVTAAERDAMLRVLSSC